In Humulus lupulus chromosome 7, drHumLupu1.1, whole genome shotgun sequence, the following are encoded in one genomic region:
- the LOC133791226 gene encoding phosphomethylpyrimidine synthase, chloroplastic isoform X2, whose product MASVHSALTSVVFKNGNHSSPKRFPSSAFLPGFDIMGRVSSLPKREICSTPMSSGPRATLTFDPPTTNEGKDKQRKHTVDPDAPDFLPLPSFEQCFPKSTKEQREVIHEQTGHVLKVPFRRVHLSGDESHFDTYDTSGLQNIDPRVGLPKLRKDWINKREKVGAPRYTQMYYAKQGIITEEMLYCATRENLDPEFVRSEVARGRAIIPSNKKHLELEPMVVGRQFLVKVNANIGNSAVASSIEEEVYKVQWATMWGADTVMDLSTGRHIHETREWILRNSAVPVGTVPIYQALEKVNGIAENLNWEVFRETLIEQAEQGVDYFTIHAGVLLRYIPLTAKRMTGIVSRGGSIHAKWCLAYHKENFAYEHWDDILDICNQYDVALSIGDGLRPGSIYDANDTAQFAELLTQGELTRRAWEKDVQVMNEGPGHVPMHKIPENMQKQLEWCNEAPFYTLGPLTTDIAPGYDHITSAIGAANIGALGTALLCYVTPKEHLGLPNRDDVKAGVIAYKIAAHAADLAKQHPYAQAWDDALSKARFEFRWVDQFALSLDPMTAMSFHDETLPSDGAKVAHFCSMCGPKFCSMKITEDVRKYAEEHGYGSAEEAVQRGMDAMSAEFLSAKKTISGEQHGETGGEIYLPESYISSAER is encoded by the exons ATGGCATCAGTTCATAGTGCACTGACATCGGTTGTGTTCAAGAATGGAAACCATTCCTCTCCAAAAAGGTTCCCAAGTAGTGCCTTCTTACCTGGATTTGATATTATGGGGCGTGTTTCAAGTCTACCTAAAAGGGAAATATGCTCAACTCCCATGAGCTCAGGGCCTAGAGCCACATTAACCTTTGATCCCCCAACGACCAATGAGGGTAAGGACAAACAAAGGAAGCACACAGTTGATCCCGATGCTCCTGATTTTCTGCCACTTCCATCCTTTGAACAATGTTTTCCAAAGAGCACAAAAGAACAAAG GGAAGTTATCCATGAACAAACTGGCCATGTACTCAAAGTTCCATTTCGACGAGTCCACCTTTCTGGGGATGAATCACACTTTGACACCTACGATACCAGTGGTCTTCAAAACATTGACCCCCGTGTTG GACTCCCTAAATTACGTAAAGATTGGATCAACAAGCGTGAAAAAGTAGGTGCACCTAGATACACCCAAATGTACTATGCTAAGCAGGGAATCATAACTGAGGAAATGTTATATTGTGCCACTCGTGAGAATCTTGACCCTGAGTTTGTGAGATCAGAAGTTGCTCGTGGGCGGGCAATCATCCCATCCAATAAGAAGCACTTGGAGCTGGAGCCAATGGTAGTGGGAAGACAATTTTTGGTCAAAGTTAATGCAAACATTGGGAACTCTGCCGTTGCAAGCTCCATTGAAGAGGAAGTTTACAAGGTGCAGTGGGCAACCATGTGGGGTGCCGACACTGTCATGGATCTCTCTACAGGTCGCCACATCCATGAGACTCGTGAGTGGATCCTAAGGAACTCTGCTGTACCAGTAGGAACTGTACCAATTTATCAAGCACTTGAAAAAGTGAATGGAATTGCAGAAAATCTAAACTGGGAAGTGTTCAGAGAGACCCTGATTGAACAAGCTGAGCAGggtgttgattacttcactatcCATGCTGGGGTACTACTTCGGTATATTCCACTAACAGCAAAGCGCATGACAGGAATTGTTTCGCGTGGAGGATCCATACATGCAAAATGGTGTCTTGCTTATCATAAAGAGAATTTTGCTTATGAGCACTGGGATGACATTCTTGACATCTGTAATCAATATGATGTGGCCTTGTCAATTGGTGATGGGCTGAGACCTGGGTCTATTTATGATGCCAATGACACTGCTCAATTTGCAGAGCTTTTAACTCAGGGAGAACTGACTCGCAGAGCATGGGAAAAGGATGTACAG GTAATGAATGAAGGACCTGGACATGTTCCAATGCATAAGATTCCTGAAAACATGCAGAAACAGCTAGAATGGTGCAATGAAGCACCTTTCTACACCCTTGGTCCTTTAACAACAGATATCGCTCCTGGATATGATCACATTACCTCTGCCATTGGTGCGGCCAATATTGGAGCTCTGGGCACTGCACTTCTCTGTTATGTCACTCCCAAAGAGCACCTTGGGTTGCCAAATAGAGATGATGTGAAGGCTGGGGTCATAGCATATAAAATAGCTGCTCATGCAGCTGATTTAGCCAAACAACACCCGTACGCTCAAGCCTGGGATGATGCATTAAGTAAGGCAAGGTTTGAGTTCCGGTGGGTGGACCAGTTTGCTTTGTCACTGGACCCCATGACTGCCATGTCCTTTCATGACGAGACGTTGCCATCAGATGGTGCTAAGGTAGCCCATTTCTGCTCCATGTGTGGGCCAAAATTCTGCTCTATGAAGATAACTGAAGATGTGCGGAAATATGCTGAGGAGCATGGCTATGGGAGTGCCGAGGAAGCTGTGCAGCGCGGAATGGATGCTATGAGTGCTGAGTTTTTGTCTGCTAAGAAAACTATAAGTGGGGAACAACATGGTGAGACTGGTGGAGAAATCTACTTACCTGAGAGTTACATAAGCTCCGCAGAGAGGTGA
- the LOC133791226 gene encoding phosphomethylpyrimidine synthase, chloroplastic isoform X1 has translation MASVHSALTSVVFKNGNHSSPKRFPSSAFLPGFDIMGRVSSLPKREICSTPMSSGPRATLTFDPPTTNEGKDKQRKHTVDPDAPDFLPLPSFEQCFPKSTKEQREVIHEQTGHVLKVPFRRVHLSGDESHFDTYDTSGLQNIDPRVGLPKLRKDWINKREKVGAPRYTQMYYAKQGIITEEMLYCATRENLDPEFVRSEVARGRAIIPSNKKHLELEPMVVGRQFLVKVNANIGNSAVASSIEEEVYKVQWATMWGADTVMDLSTGRHIHETREWILRNSAVPVGTVPIYQALEKVNGIAENLNWEVFRETLIEQAEQGVDYFTIHAGVLLRYIPLTAKRMTGIVSRGGSIHAKWCLAYHKENFAYEHWDDILDICNQYDVALSIGDGLRPGSIYDANDTAQFAELLTQGELTRRAWEKDVQVMNEGPGHVPMHKIPENMQKQLEWCNEAPFYTLGPLTTDIAPGYDHITSAIGAANIGALGTALLCYVTPKEHLGLPNRDDVKAGVIAYKIAAHAADLAKQHPYAQAWDDALSKARFEFRWVDQFALSLDPMTAMSFHDETLPSDGAKVAHFCSMCGPKFCSMKITEDVRKYAEEHGYGSAEEAVQRGMDAMSAEFLSAKKTISGEQHGETGGEIYLPESYISSAERIIE, from the exons ATGGCATCAGTTCATAGTGCACTGACATCGGTTGTGTTCAAGAATGGAAACCATTCCTCTCCAAAAAGGTTCCCAAGTAGTGCCTTCTTACCTGGATTTGATATTATGGGGCGTGTTTCAAGTCTACCTAAAAGGGAAATATGCTCAACTCCCATGAGCTCAGGGCCTAGAGCCACATTAACCTTTGATCCCCCAACGACCAATGAGGGTAAGGACAAACAAAGGAAGCACACAGTTGATCCCGATGCTCCTGATTTTCTGCCACTTCCATCCTTTGAACAATGTTTTCCAAAGAGCACAAAAGAACAAAG GGAAGTTATCCATGAACAAACTGGCCATGTACTCAAAGTTCCATTTCGACGAGTCCACCTTTCTGGGGATGAATCACACTTTGACACCTACGATACCAGTGGTCTTCAAAACATTGACCCCCGTGTTG GACTCCCTAAATTACGTAAAGATTGGATCAACAAGCGTGAAAAAGTAGGTGCACCTAGATACACCCAAATGTACTATGCTAAGCAGGGAATCATAACTGAGGAAATGTTATATTGTGCCACTCGTGAGAATCTTGACCCTGAGTTTGTGAGATCAGAAGTTGCTCGTGGGCGGGCAATCATCCCATCCAATAAGAAGCACTTGGAGCTGGAGCCAATGGTAGTGGGAAGACAATTTTTGGTCAAAGTTAATGCAAACATTGGGAACTCTGCCGTTGCAAGCTCCATTGAAGAGGAAGTTTACAAGGTGCAGTGGGCAACCATGTGGGGTGCCGACACTGTCATGGATCTCTCTACAGGTCGCCACATCCATGAGACTCGTGAGTGGATCCTAAGGAACTCTGCTGTACCAGTAGGAACTGTACCAATTTATCAAGCACTTGAAAAAGTGAATGGAATTGCAGAAAATCTAAACTGGGAAGTGTTCAGAGAGACCCTGATTGAACAAGCTGAGCAGggtgttgattacttcactatcCATGCTGGGGTACTACTTCGGTATATTCCACTAACAGCAAAGCGCATGACAGGAATTGTTTCGCGTGGAGGATCCATACATGCAAAATGGTGTCTTGCTTATCATAAAGAGAATTTTGCTTATGAGCACTGGGATGACATTCTTGACATCTGTAATCAATATGATGTGGCCTTGTCAATTGGTGATGGGCTGAGACCTGGGTCTATTTATGATGCCAATGACACTGCTCAATTTGCAGAGCTTTTAACTCAGGGAGAACTGACTCGCAGAGCATGGGAAAAGGATGTACAG GTAATGAATGAAGGACCTGGACATGTTCCAATGCATAAGATTCCTGAAAACATGCAGAAACAGCTAGAATGGTGCAATGAAGCACCTTTCTACACCCTTGGTCCTTTAACAACAGATATCGCTCCTGGATATGATCACATTACCTCTGCCATTGGTGCGGCCAATATTGGAGCTCTGGGCACTGCACTTCTCTGTTATGTCACTCCCAAAGAGCACCTTGGGTTGCCAAATAGAGATGATGTGAAGGCTGGGGTCATAGCATATAAAATAGCTGCTCATGCAGCTGATTTAGCCAAACAACACCCGTACGCTCAAGCCTGGGATGATGCATTAAGTAAGGCAAGGTTTGAGTTCCGGTGGGTGGACCAGTTTGCTTTGTCACTGGACCCCATGACTGCCATGTCCTTTCATGACGAGACGTTGCCATCAGATGGTGCTAAGGTAGCCCATTTCTGCTCCATGTGTGGGCCAAAATTCTGCTCTATGAAGATAACTGAAGATGTGCGGAAATATGCTGAGGAGCATGGCTATGGGAGTGCCGAGGAAGCTGTGCAGCGCGGAATGGATGCTATGAGTGCTGAGTTTTTGTCTGCTAAGAAAACTATAAGTGGGGAACAACATGGTGAGACTGGTGGAGAAATCTACTTACCTGAGAGTTACATAAGCTCCGCAGAGAG GATCATTGAATGA